In Amia ocellicauda isolate fAmiCal2 chromosome 7, fAmiCal2.hap1, whole genome shotgun sequence, one genomic interval encodes:
- the LOC136753419 gene encoding ras-related protein Rap-2b, producing the protein MREYKVVVLGSGGVGKSALTVQFVTGSFIEKYDPTIEDFYRKEIEVDSSPSVLEILDTAGTEQFASMRDLYIKNGQGFILVYSLVNQQSFQDIKPMRDQIIRVKRYERVPMILVGNKVDLEGEREVSSGEGKALADEWNCPFMETSAKNKGSVDELFAEIVRQMNYASQPNGEDQCCSSCVIL; encoded by the coding sequence ATGAGAGAATACAAAGTCGTCGTGCTGGGCTCGGGCGGAGTGGGCAAATCGGCGCTGACGGTCCAGTTCGTGACGGGCTCCTTCATCGAGAAGTACGACCCCACCATAGAGGACTTCTACCGCAAAGAGATCGAGGTGGACTCCTCGCCCTCGGTGCTGGAGATCCTGGACACGGCGGGCACCGAGCAGTTCGCCTCCATGCGGGATCTGTACATCAAGAACGGGCAGGGCTTTATTTTGGTGTACAGCCTGGTGAACCAGCAGAGCTTCCAGGACATCAAGCCCATGCGGGACCAGATCATCCGGGTCAAGCGGTACGAGCGGGTGCCCATGATCCTGGTCGGGAACAAGGTGGATCTGGAGGGCGAGCGGGAGGTGTCGTCCGGGGAAGGCAAAGCCCTGGCCGACGAGTGGAACTGCCCCTTCATGGAAACTTCAGCCAAAAACAAGGGCTCCGTAGACGAACTGTTCGCAGAGATTGTCAGGCAGATGAACTATGCGTCGCAGCCCAACGGGGAGGACCAGTGCTGTTCATCGTGTGTAATACTTTAA